The following proteins are encoded in a genomic region of Primulina huaijiensis isolate GDHJ02 chromosome 3, ASM1229523v2, whole genome shotgun sequence:
- the LOC140973248 gene encoding phosphatidyl-N-methylethanolamine N-methyltransferase-like — protein sequence MGIWACMGVLSPFPFYFFLWTNPQTWVDLCGRQHDPCRIMALVSHFLKLVQFASLYSVSTFSWPPPLYFWPLFVIGQFLNFRVYQLLGESGTYYGVRFGKSIPWVTEFPFGVIKDPQYVGSIVSLVACLAWVPFMYIVLWIIGYIFMITKESREDPATRAKPILS from the exons ATGGGCATATGGGCATGTATGGGAGTGTTGTCTCCATTCCCGTTTTACTTCTTTCTGTGGACAAATCCGCAGACATGGGTGGATCTCTGCGGAAGACAGCATGATCCTTGTAGAATCATGGCTTTGGTGTCGCATTTTCTGAAGTTAGTCCAGTTCGCGTCGCTTTACTCCGTGTCCACTTTTTCTTGGCCGCCGCCCCTGTACTTTTGGCCCCTTTTCGTCATTGGCCAATTTCTCAACTTCAG GGTTTATCAGCTGCTGGGAGAATCTGGGACATATTATGGCGTACGTTTTGGAAAGAGCATTCCATGGGTTACTGAATTCCCATTTGGAGTGATCAAAGATCCTCAGTACGTTGGAAGCATCGTGAGCCTTGTTGCTTGCCTCGCTTGGGTTCCATTCATGTACATTGTCCTGTGGATTATAGGATACATATTTATGATCACTAAGGAATCTAGGGAGGATCCAGCAACTCGCGCAAAGCCAATATTGAGTTAG